From the genome of Pseudobacteriovorax antillogorgiicola, one region includes:
- a CDS encoding 2OG-Fe(II) oxygenase encodes MTEIAKDIYLVDAVLSKTECQELIDRSETLGFEPSELCTSCVPTRSGIRNNDRVEFEDETLAKTLWNRCKANLPKIFHNNDIKGLHENFRFYRYEPGQSFKPHTDNPIESHPQYTSRYTCLFYLNDDFDQGETVFYNERFFSGERRADHTVPPRQGTCLIFKHDLWHEGRTPDQNPKYVLRTDILYKGDQDVRL; translated from the coding sequence ATGACAGAAATTGCAAAAGATATCTATTTGGTGGATGCGGTTCTTAGCAAGACTGAATGCCAGGAGCTAATTGACCGCAGTGAAACACTTGGATTTGAACCATCGGAACTCTGCACATCCTGTGTTCCGACACGATCTGGTATTCGAAATAATGATCGTGTTGAGTTTGAAGATGAAACACTGGCCAAGACCCTTTGGAATCGATGTAAAGCAAATCTACCGAAAATATTTCACAACAACGATATAAAAGGGTTGCATGAGAACTTTCGGTTTTATAGATATGAACCAGGTCAGTCGTTCAAACCTCATACTGATAATCCTATCGAATCTCATCCGCAGTACACATCTCGCTACACCTGCCTATTTTACCTGAATGACGATTTTGATCAGGGGGAAACAGTTTTCTATAATGAGAGATTCTTTAGTGGAGAAAGAAGGGCAGATCATACGGTTCCCCCAAGGCAGGGAACTTGTCTGATTTTTAAACACGACTTATGGCATGAAGGTCGAACTCCTGATCAGAATCCTAAGTATGTTCTGCGAACAGATATACTCTACAAGGGTGACCAGGACGTAAGACTCTAA
- a CDS encoding chloride channel protein translates to MNYLTSFFNKKGKEFGLRYLILGGIIGCAAGLAAVVFHYAILEASEYLILPWLAAIEAEGLTARNIGFTIMIPTVCGILVAYITERFAPEAEGHGVPEIMNAVVSHDGVIKPKVGLVKFLCSTLSIGGGFSVGREGPTALIGATLGSCFGQVLRFNRKRMKLAVGCGTAAGIAATFNAPLAGTAFALELVVGNLSLVYLSPIIFSAMIATVITRSIAGNNHALFSEFKFILQSPSEILLYCFLGAIVGLVGLAYTRTLYFLEDKASKLPFPRCLKGAMGGSIMGVTLLFIPEVAGPNTWPVIQSFVKITPSDFDRIMWLGLILVAFKILFTSLSLSLGASGGVFAPSLVIGGAVGGPFGILVNRLWPGLADHPGGYALVAMGAIVAATTQAPMTAIFMIFELTNDYEIVLPLIMACGFSMAVHNHLQKGSIYTLKLLRKGINLQWGRDIGVLQSILVNEAMKRESDAIDVDASYSDIVSTMRNIPRRTLPVVDRKNTLLGVISSASLMHQDHDAKGITARDLMDPDAEVVTPDQSLYVAFETITDGDYSYLPVVESRENPRLLGGLYRQELLQLYQNQLNLRGIY, encoded by the coding sequence ATGAACTATTTGACGTCGTTCTTTAACAAAAAAGGAAAAGAATTCGGACTTCGCTATCTTATCTTAGGCGGAATCATTGGCTGTGCTGCTGGTTTGGCGGCTGTAGTATTCCACTACGCGATTCTCGAAGCGAGTGAATATTTGATTTTGCCCTGGTTGGCAGCAATTGAAGCAGAGGGGCTTACAGCTAGAAATATAGGTTTCACCATCATGATTCCCACAGTCTGTGGGATACTGGTTGCCTATATAACTGAGCGTTTTGCTCCGGAAGCCGAAGGCCATGGTGTTCCAGAGATTATGAATGCAGTCGTTTCCCACGATGGCGTGATCAAACCAAAAGTTGGGTTGGTTAAGTTTCTCTGTTCCACTCTTTCTATAGGCGGGGGTTTTTCAGTGGGGCGCGAGGGTCCCACAGCTCTGATCGGAGCAACACTGGGCTCTTGTTTTGGTCAAGTTCTTCGATTCAACCGTAAGCGGATGAAGTTGGCTGTCGGTTGCGGCACCGCTGCTGGAATCGCTGCCACTTTCAACGCGCCGTTAGCTGGTACAGCATTCGCATTGGAGCTCGTCGTTGGAAATCTCAGCCTTGTGTATCTTAGCCCAATCATATTTTCTGCGATGATTGCGACCGTCATCACGAGGAGTATCGCAGGCAATAATCATGCACTCTTCTCGGAGTTTAAGTTCATCTTACAGAGCCCTAGTGAGATATTACTCTATTGCTTCCTTGGTGCCATTGTCGGACTAGTGGGACTCGCTTATACTCGTACACTATACTTTTTGGAAGATAAAGCCAGCAAGCTTCCGTTTCCTCGATGTCTAAAAGGAGCTATGGGTGGATCAATCATGGGAGTGACACTTCTCTTTATTCCTGAGGTTGCTGGTCCTAACACTTGGCCTGTTATCCAAAGTTTTGTCAAAATTACCCCAAGCGACTTTGATCGGATCATGTGGCTGGGGTTGATCTTGGTTGCATTTAAAATTCTGTTCACATCCTTAAGTCTTTCCCTAGGAGCTTCGGGGGGAGTCTTTGCACCATCGCTGGTCATCGGCGGAGCCGTCGGCGGACCATTTGGAATCTTGGTCAATCGACTTTGGCCTGGTTTGGCGGATCATCCGGGAGGCTACGCGCTTGTTGCCATGGGCGCTATCGTAGCAGCCACGACCCAAGCACCCATGACTGCGATTTTTATGATCTTTGAGCTAACTAACGACTATGAGATCGTGTTGCCTTTGATCATGGCCTGCGGCTTCTCCATGGCAGTTCATAATCATCTGCAAAAGGGCAGCATCTATACTCTTAAACTGCTCCGCAAGGGAATCAACTTGCAGTGGGGGCGCGATATTGGAGTTCTGCAATCCATTCTTGTAAATGAAGCGATGAAACGAGAGAGCGACGCCATCGATGTTGATGCTTCATATAGCGATATAGTATCTACCATGAGAAACATCCCTAGGCGCACACTGCCAGTTGTTGACCGAAAAAACACGCTGCTAGGAGTCATAAGCAGTGCAAGTTTGATGCATCAAGATCATGATGCCAAAGGAATTACAGCAAGAGACCTCATGGACCCCGATGCTGAAGTTGTAACGCCAGATCAGAGCCTTTACGTTGCATTTGAGACCATCACCGATGGTGACTACAGCTATTTGCCCGTCGTAGAAAGCCGAGAGAATCCCCGTTTGCTCGGAGGGCTTTATCGGCAGGAGCTTCTGCAGCTGTATCAGAACCAGTTGAACCTTCGCGGGATCTATTAG